The following DNA comes from Cryobacterium psychrophilum.
AGCTTACGCAGCGCGATCTCCCGGTTTCGCAGCTGGGAGCGGTGCTCGGAGGCGGCGACGGTGACCACCCCGGAGACAAGTCGGCGGTCGAGGCGCTCGAGCAGTCGCATCCGTTGGCTGTGGGTGAGCACCAGGGAGTCGGCGATGTTCCAGGACAGCTGAACCCGACTGTCGGAGGTGTTGACGTGCTGGCCGCCCGGCCCGGACGAACGCGAGAATCGCCAGCCGATTTCCGATGCGGGAATCGTGAGTTCGGTCGATATCTCCAGATCCATGTTCCCAGTTTGCCATGCGCGAGGGAAAACCGCTCTTCCGCGCGCGACAGTAAACTTGGCAGGTGCAGTTCTCCCTGTGGTTGGCCCTGTTGGGCGCCGGTACCCTCATCAGTTTCACGCCCGGTGCGGGGGCGATCAACACCATGAGCAATTCCCTGAACGCGGGCTTCCGCCGTTCCCTGTGGGGAATTTTCGGCCAACAGGCTGCCCTGCTGATCCACATTGTGATCGTGGCGCTCGGCGTGGGTATCCTCGTCGCCAGTTCGCCGCTCGCGTTCAACGTCATCCGCTACGCCGGCGCCGCCTACCTGGTCTATTTGGGCATCCGTCAGTTTCTCGCCAGGCCCGCGCTCGATGCCGACAGGGCGCAGGCCCTGCGCGACGAACCGCGCTGGTCGATGTTTCGCCGCGGCGTGTGGGTGAACCTGCTTAACCCCAAGGCGATCGTGTTCTTTCTGGCGTTCCTGCCCCAGTTCATTCGCGTCGACCAGCCGATGCTGCCGCAGTACCTGATTGCCGCCGCCACCGTCGTCGTGATCGATATCGTCGTGATGTGGTTCTTCTTCGCCGGCACCGCACGGTCATTTCAGCGCTTCACCCGCGACGCTCGCGGTCAACGCGTGTTGAACCGAATCTTCGGGGTACTGTTCGTCGCCGTCGGCGTGCTGCTCGGCGTCATCCACTGAAAGGGGTCGTGAGGTCCTTGCGCATCTGCACCGCGGTCGTTTCGTACCCGAGAGATTCGTAGGGCGCGCGGGCGTTGACGTTGTACCCAAAAACGTTGCGCCCCATGGATGTTGCGCCGAGGCGACGTGCTTCCGCCTCGCCCAGCTGCATGGCGCGCCGCCCCAACCCCCCGGTACCACCACCGGTGGCGCTCACGGCACTCCCTGGATCCCTCTGCACTCGTTCCTCCCCGTGCCACCGGCCCCAACTAGTGCCGCGGCGGGTACACGGCCCTCACGCCGGGGACGGGCGCTTCGACCGGCTCTTCGCGGGCCGGGTGAACCGCTCCGCCGCGCGCGATCCGGCGACGGCGCTCGCGGCAATGGTGATCAGCGCTCCCAGAATGAGGGCTGCGGCCTCGCCGGGCAACAGCAGGTCCAGCTGCGTGCCAATGGTGGCCGCCGCGACCGGAACGCCCAGTTGCGCGGCGGACAGTACTCCGAGCGAGGCCGGCAACCCGATCACCCGCAGCACCACATGCACGAGCAGCGCCCCCAGACCGAGGCTGAGGCCCAGAAGCAGCATCGGTGGGCGAGTGACCAGGTCCCCAAAGCTCAGCGAGGCCCCCAGCCACACGAAGAACAGCGGGCCGAAGAATCCGTCGGTCAGGGCAAACAGTTGGTGCGCGAGGCGCCGCGGTTCACCGATGGCCGCCACAACCAGGCCGAAGGAGAATCCGGCCAGCATGATCGACACGTGACTGTAAACGGCCAGCCCGGCGAGCGCGAAGAGAATCGCCAACTGAATTCGCAGCTCCAGCGCAAATTTGCGGCGCTCGGACACGTTGTGAAGCCGGCGACGACTGCCCCCGCGTTCAAGCCAGCGCAGCGCAAAGAACAGAATGACCGCGCACAGGCCCACGGCGAGCGCGCCCAGTGCCGCGCGGCCGGCATGTGGCGGGTCCACGGCCAGTGGCAGCGCCACGATGCAGGCAATATCGGCCACGGCCACCTGGGTGGTCATGGCCAGAACCTGCGGGCCTCCGAGGCGCAGCGAATCGATGATCGGCAGCACGAGGGCCGCAGATGACGAGGCCAGCAGCACCACGTACAGCGGCGCATGCCCGGTGGCGAACACGACTGCGATAAACGTGCCCACACCAACGGCCAGCACGGCGGTGACGCCCGCCCGCAGCGCGCCCGTTCCCAGCGCGGAGCGAATCTTCGGGTCCAGCACGGGCACATGGGAACCCACAACGAACATGATCAGCGCGAAGCCGATGTCCGCGAGAAACGTGAAGATCGGATCCGAGGCATCCACGAGCCCCAGGCCGGTCTGGCCGATCATGATGCCAGCCAGCAGCTCACCGAGCACAACGGGCAGGTGCCATTTGCGTGGCAGCGCCAGCAGGGGCCCGACCAGGGCGACCAGGGCGATCAGGGCAAGGGTCAGGAACGTCATCGTTCTACTCCTTGGTGCCCCTGCCGAAAGTGGAACTGACTAGAGACTAATCCTGCGGCGTTCGAAATCCGAGGATTACCACCGTTCTACTTCCTCAGCGGGTACGACCACGCCGCTGACAGACCGGATGCCGTCACTCACGTCGACGAAACGCGGATCGGGCACCCACCGGCGGTTTAGCGTCCGAGGAGCTTGGCGAAGAAGCCCTTGGGTGCGGGGTCATTCTCGTGCCCGCGGCAGCGATCGGAGCTCGGAACGCCTCGCATGACCTGATCGACGTGCTGGCCGCAGCCCGCCCACGTGGTCTTTCCACACTTCTTACACGCAACTGCACGGCACATAGATAACTCCTTCTGATTGAACTACTTCATGCAAGCATACCCCATGGGGTATCTATCCGAACAGTGGGCGGCAGGTTGAGCACGTCGCGCCATCTCCAGTGTCGGACATGGCGCGATGTTCAGCCGTCAGCCGCTCGCGCAGGGCCCACGCAAGCAGAGCGACCGCAGCGAGCGCGACAACGGGGCGAACGGCCCCCGTGAAGATCGGTTCGACGGTGCGCATATCTGTTGCCAGATACATGGCGATCAGGCTCAGCACGGGCCAGCGCAGGTCACACCGGGTGGCTTCCCCGCCGATCGGAGCCGAGAAGTAGCTCGCGACGACCAGCCCGAGCATCCCGGAGCCGATCACGGTGAGCGCATAGGCCCACCAGGAACCGGGGAACGCGAGGGCTCCCCCGACAACGGCAAAGGCGCCCGACGCGATGCTCAGGACCACGTAGGTTATCGAGGCAACACCGAGCGCTATGATCCGGCGACGGGGTGCCCAGAGCCGCAGCTCAGCGAACGGGTTCGATATTCTCATGGGCACTTGACTCCTGGATCGGGGATGGGGCGGGCAGGCGGCAGGAGTTCTCGCGGGTCAGTCGCGCGTGTAGTGCCCAGCCGAGCAGAACGATGGAGGCGGCAGCCAGGTAGGGCTGCACGGGTTCGAAGAATTGCATCGCCCCCGTCGTGCCGAGGGCAAGCAGCACGATCTTGTTGCACACCGGGCAGCCGACGGCGAAGAACGTGATCACCCAGCCGGCCATACCGAGGCGACCCTCGGCGCGCTTCGGCGCTGCGCCCTCGGGGTAGGCCACGTAGGTGGCCGTCACGAGCCCGGCGAGAATCGCGCTCACGACCAGCACCGGCCAGGACCACACGGTGGGCGCCACTTCTCGCGAGAAGAACGGCGTGTCGATCAGGTCGGTCGGGATAGCGATCACCAGGTACGTGCCGACGGCGGTGAGAAGGGCAACCCCCCAGCGGCGGGCAGGCCAGCGCCGCAGCGACGCCCCGGCCACGCCCAGCGAACGGGCCACTCGCCCTGCGCGCCCCTGCTCCGAAGGCGTGACTGCTTTTCGTGCGATTCGTGTGCCCATTTGGCCTCGTCTGTAGGAAGTCTTATACCTAGCGGGGTATCTGATTACCGTACGACGCATTCGCTGCAGACTCAACTTCGACCGCCAGGCCATCGACATGCGGCTGTGGAACATTTGGGCGACCTAGAGTGTTGCAACGAGCGCAATAACTGTCGGCAGAGGTGCCGACGGCACGTGCCACCACGACGAGGAGAATGATGAACACTGAACAAGCAATCCTGGCTGGCGGCTGTTTCTGGGGAGCCCAGCAGCTGTTGCGTCGGCGTCCAGGAATTCTCGCCACCCGGGTCGGATACTCCGGCGGCGACACCCCGAACGCGACCTACCGCAACCACGGCGACCACGCGGAGGCCGTCGAGATCGAATTCGACCCCGCCGTCATCAGCTACCGCGAGGTGCTGGAGTTCTTCTTCCAGATCCACGACCCGTCTACCCTGAACCGCCAGGGCAACGATGTGGGCCGCAGCTATCGCTCCGCCATCTACTACACGTCACCCGAACAGAAGCGGGTCGCCGAGCAGACGATAGCGGATGTTGACGCATCCGGAATCTGGCCGGGCCCGGTCGTCACCGAGGTCGAGCCGGCCGGCGACTTCTGGGAGGCCGAGGAAGACCACCAGGACTACCTGGAGAAGGCCCCGAACGGATACACCTGCCACTTCGTGCGTCCGGACTGGCATCTGCCGGCGCGCGCGGACGCATCCGCCAACTGACCCACGTGTCCGAGACTGCCGAAGCCGGCGGTCTCGTTCGCATTCGTGGCACTCGTTAGACTTGCGTGCACGCGTTGGAACGCGTGCCGCCAGTTCTAACGAGTGCCACGACGACGGGGATTCCAGCCGGATGCCCGATGGCCGACGCGACGGGGCGAGAGGCTCCTGCCTCAGGCGCCCTCGCCGCGCACCGGAAGTCGGCGCACGCTCGCGAACCGGCGCACTCCCCCGTCAATCGGATCGGTGAACGTCACCTCGCTGGCGAGCAGCTGCAGCGGGCGAGCGAAATCGTGCACCGAGACATCCTGAACAACGGGGTACAGCGGGTCGCCACTGATGGGGATCCCGAGGCCCAGCATGTGCATGCGCAGTTGATGGGTGCGCCCGGTGCTCGGCGTCAACCGATACACGCCCAGGTCGCCTTGCACCCTGTCGAGTTCGACGAGCGTCTCGGCGTTGACGGGAGCATCCGGCACGACCTCGGCCTGCCAGTGGCCGTGGCGGGTCGTGAGGTGATTGCGCACGGTGACGGGCAACTTGAGGTCAGCCCGCAGCGGGGCGAGCGCGCGATAGACCTTGCCGACCTCCCCGCGTTGAAACATGGATTGATACGCCCCCCGCCACCGTCGCTCGGTCGCCAGAACCAGAACGCCCGACGTCACCCGGTCCAGTCGGTGCAGCGGCGAGAGCTCGGGCAGCCCCAACTCGGCTCGCAGCCGCACCACCACACTCTGTAGAACATGCCGACCGCGCGGAATCGACGAGAGAAACGGCGGCTTGTCGATCACCACGATGCGCTCGTCGCGGTGAATGACGTGCATCTTCCCGGGCACGAACACCTCGTCGGCCAGATCGCGATGAAACCACACGAAGGTGTGGGGCCGGTAGGGGTCATGGGCGGTAACCGGCGCCCCCGTCTCGTACACGAAACGCTCGTCGGCCAGAAACCCGGCCACGTCGACGAACTCCGACACCCGCTCGTGGAGCCAGTCCCCCATGGTCGCCCACGCTGGCGACTGCGTGCGCTCCGGGGTAGACACCCACGCGGCATCCAGCCCCTGTCGTTGCGGAAGAGGAGAACGCGGAGGCACCCCTCGATCGTACGTCGCCCAGCCGGCCGTGCTCCCACCGGCCACGTGCGTCAGGCCCACGGGTCAACCATCGCGCTCATCGGTGCCCCCGGCTGCCCAGCGGATGCCTACGCCGGGCAGCGGGTCCGCCCGCAAGTTGGGCGAGCTCAATCCGGGCGCACACGCCGTACGCCTGGGCGGGGCTGACGATCGGCGCGACGCGGGAGACAAAAGATCACGATGAGGTAAATCAGCAGCGTCCTAGTGCGCGTCAGCCAGAAATTCCGCACCCCGGTTCGGCCCTACGAGGTCGAGAAGATCGAGCAGGGCCGGCACGGTATGTCGTGGGCATCCGGATCGATACGCGACACTGGGAGCAGGCAACCGTTGTCGCCAGAGATGAGGCCCTGCACCCCATGGACAATCAGGCACCGCTCGACCCGGCACCGATCGATGGGGCACCGATCGATCCGTGCATGCCCGATCCATCCGTGGTCGATGTGGCGGAGGTCGTGCGCCTGCTCGGCACGGATGCCACGCTCGGCCTGACCCCGAAAGACGCCGCCGGTCGCCTGGCCGTCGACGGCCCGAACGAACTCAACGTGACCGCGACAACGCCGACGTGGCGCAAGGTTCTCGCACAGTTCCAGGACCCGCTGATCTACTTGCTGCTGACCGCGACCGCGGTGTCACTCGGAGCATGGGCGATCGAAGGCACCCCCGGCCTGCCGGTCGACGCCATCGTGATCGCCGCAATCGTCGTGCTCAACGCGGTGCTCGGCTTCGTGCAGGAATCCAAGGCAGACAATGCGGTGGCGGCGCTGGCCGGCCTGACCGCGGCTTCCTCGACCGTACTGCGCGGCGGCGAGCTCATCACCGTTCCGAGCCGCAGCCTCGTGCGCGGCGACCTGTTGGCGCTCAGCGAGGGCGACAGTGTCGCGGCGGATGCCCGGCTCGTCTCGGCGAAGTCCCTCCTCGTCGAAGAGGCTTCACTCACCGGGGAGAGCGGTGCAGTCAGCAAGGAAGCGCGGACTCTGACCGAGCCCGCAGCCCTCGGCGAGCGCCGGGACATGCTCTTCAAGGGAACCGCCGTCAGCCAGGGCGTCGGCCGCGCCATCGTCACCGGCACCGGCATGCACACGGAGGTCGGCGCCATCGCGACCATGCTCGAGTCGACGGTCGCCCACCCGACGCCCCTGCAGTCCGAGATCAGCGCCATCGGCCGGATGCTGAGCAGGGTCGTGATCGCCATCGCAGTCGTAGTGATGCTCACCATCGTGCTCGTGCAGGGGGTATCCACCCCGGCCGGCTTCGTCACCGTGTTCCTGCTCGGGGTGTCGCTCGCCGTCGCCGCAGTGCCCGAAGGGCTGCCGGCGATCCTGTCGGTGATCCTCTCGATCGGGGTGCAGCGGATGGCCAGGCGGAACGCGGTAGTCAAGAACCTGAAATCCGTCGAGACCCTGGGGTCGGCATCCGTGATCTGCTGCGACAAGACCGGCACACTGACCCGGAACGAGATGACCATCCAACGGGTACTGACCGCGTCAGGGCGCGTGGACGTCACGGGGGTCGGCTACCGGCCGCTCGGCGACGTGCTCCACGACGGCGAACCACTCACCGACCCGGCGCTCCTGGCTGAGGTGCAACTCGTTCTCGGCGCGGGAGCCCTCGCCAACAACGCCCGCCTGACCGAGCACGACGGCGACTGGCGGATCCAGGGTGACCCGACCGAGGCGGCCTTCCTGGTCGCCGCCGGCAAACTCAAGGGCGCCAACGTCAACATGGCCCGCTTCGCGCGGGTCGACGAAATTCCGTTCACCTCAGACCGCAAGATGATGTCCACCCTGCACCAGGAACGAAGCGACGGCAGCCTCCGCATCTTCAGCAAGGGTGCGCCCGACGTGCTGCTGCGGTTGTGTTCGAAGGTGCAGGTCGGCGGCGTCGTGGTTCCGCTGACCGACCAGCTACGCCGGCAGGCCCTCGACGACGTGCAGGAGCTGACCGAACAGGCCTATCGCACACTGGGCGTCGCCTACAGCCGCGGCGACGAGACCACCGGTTCGCTCGCCGAAGACGACGAACGCGACCTCATCTACGCCGGCGTGGCCGGGATCATCGACCCGCCGCGCGCTGCGGTGAAGCCGGCGATCGCAGAGGCCCACCGGGCCGGTGTGCGCGTGGTCATGATCACCGGCGACCACCCGGTCACCGCCGCCAGGATCGCCAGCGACCTCGGCCTGGTCGAGCCCGGCGCGACGGCCCTCTCCGGCCTCGAACTCGACCGGCTTGACGAGGACGGCATGCGGGCCGCCGTGCGCACCACATCTGTCTTCGCCCGCGTCTCCCCCCACCACAAGTTGCGCATCGTCGACGCCCTGCAGACCAACGGTGACATCGTCGCGATGACCGGCGACGGCGTCAACGACGCACCCGCCCTGAAGTCCGCGGACATCGGCGTGGCGATGGGCATCACCGGCACGGAGGTGACCCGGGAGGCGGCGAAGATGATCCTCCTCGATGACAACTTCGCCACCATCGTCGCCGCCGTGCGGGCCGGCCGGGTGATCCTCGACAACATCAAGAAGTTCCTCCGGTATCTGCTCTCCTCAAACATCGGCGAGGTGCTCACCGTGTTCCTCGGGGTGATCTTCGCGGGCGCTCTCGGCCTGACCGGGGCGAGCAGCGAGACCGTGGTGCTGCCCCTGCTGGTGACCCAGATCCTCTGGATCAACCTGGTCACCGATTCTGGACCGGCCCTGGCCATGGGCGTAGACCCCGAAATCGATGATGTGATGGCGCGGTCGCCGCGCGGTCCCGGCGACCGGGTCATCGACGGGCGGATGTGGGTGGGCATCCTTTACACGGGCCTGGTCATGGCCGTGGCCACCCTGGCCACCATCGACCTGTTCCTGCCCGGCGGGCTGCTCCCGGCCGGACGCGACAGCCTGGCCGTCGCCCGCACCGCCGGCTTCACCACGCTCGTCTTCGCCCAACTGTTCAACACCCTGAACGCCCGCTCGGCGCGTTCCACCGCGTTCCACCGCTTGTTCGCGAACCGGTGGCTCTGGGCGTCGCTCGGCCTCGCGGTGCTGTTGCAGTTGGCCGTGGTCGAGCTTCCCCTGCTCCAGACCGCGTTCGGAACGGCCTCGCTCGACGTCTGGCACTGGGCGATCTGCCTGGGGATGGCATCCCTCGTGTTGTGGGCGGAAGAACTGCGCAAGGTGCTCGTGCGCGCCCTCGCCCGCCGCTGACCCGGCCCCGACTCCGCCACACCACACACCGGCCTTGACGGGGCTGCTGTGAAGATTTCGGACAGCGGAAGTAATGGATTCTTCCACGCTGCCAGGGCTGGCTGATGCAGAACCCTTCGATGTGGCGGATACCGTCACGGCGGGCCGACCATGACCACCTCACCTCCACGACGCCGAGTTGGTTCCAGCGCAATTGCCAGCTTCGCCATGGGCAGGGTTTGTCGAGCGGATGTTTTGCGCCGGCGGCTCCGGCGCTGGAGCGTTCCAGCAGCGAGCTGATCAGGAGGAGACCGGCACGCCGTACTGGGCGGCGCTGGCGAATTCGATCCCGACGAATGCCTCCTCGCCGACGACGCGAGCGTCATGGCCCGGCGGGATCGTATAGGAGTCGCCGGCCGTGATGGTGGCCGATTGTCCGTCATCGAGTTCGATCTCGAGCGTGCCGGAGACGCAGTATCCCACGTGATTCAGCTGGCAGGAGTCGGTGAGTACCACGGGCTTGATGCACTCGGACCAGACCCAACCGGGTTCCATCTGCAGGCGACCGATCGTGTGTTCGCCGAGGTGGTTCACACCCAGGCTGGTCTTCTCCGGTGCACGGTGCTCATCGGGCGAGTCGAAAGACTTCACCTGCAGCGAATTCTTGTTCCCTGACACTGGACCCTCCTTCTATGGGCCACCGGGCATAGCAGCTCTTGCGGCCACAGTAGTCTCCGGGCGACTATTCGTGAAGGGCCAAAGAGTACTTTGTGGCGTCTCCTCACGACTCCCAACATCCGCCTGGGATTTGCTGGCTTGTGCAGTGTCGCACCGCTGAAACCGGGGCTACTCTTACCGTCACAGGGCTCGGCACGCCACATTCCACCGAGTGCTGGGCCACGAGGAGAGGCGGAGCGAATGACGACGAACGCTCGAGGGAACACGATCGTGCGGGATGGCCCGTGGGGCTTCTTCTTTCTGCTGGCGTATATCGGAGCCGCGATCTACTTCGTCTCCCTGTCGAACGGATCATTCTGGGGCGTGATCATCGGGCTGTTGCAGGCGATCGCCTGGCCGGTCTACGTCGT
Coding sequences within:
- a CDS encoding pseudouridine synthase, which codes for MPPRSPLPQRQGLDAAWVSTPERTQSPAWATMGDWLHERVSEFVDVAGFLADERFVYETGAPVTAHDPYRPHTFVWFHRDLADEVFVPGKMHVIHRDERIVVIDKPPFLSSIPRGRHVLQSVVVRLRAELGLPELSPLHRLDRVTSGVLVLATERRWRGAYQSMFQRGEVGKVYRALAPLRADLKLPVTVRNHLTTRHGHWQAEVVPDAPVNAETLVELDRVQGDLGVYRLTPSTGRTHQLRMHMLGLGIPISGDPLYPVVQDVSVHDFARPLQLLASEVTFTDPIDGGVRRFASVRRLPVRGEGA
- the arfB gene encoding alternative ribosome rescue aminoacyl-tRNA hydrolase ArfB; amino-acid sequence: MDLEISTELTIPASEIGWRFSRSSGPGGQHVNTSDSRVQLSWNIADSLVLTHSQRMRLLERLDRRLVSGVVTVAASEHRSQLRNREIALRKLADLVADALAPDGPRRRATKPTRGSGRRWLAVKEQRSATKQQRRSPSDD
- a CDS encoding LysE family transporter is translated as MQFSLWLALLGAGTLISFTPGAGAINTMSNSLNAGFRRSLWGIFGQQAALLIHIVIVALGVGILVASSPLAFNVIRYAGAAYLVYLGIRQFLARPALDADRAQALRDEPRWSMFRRGVWVNLLNPKAIVFFLAFLPQFIRVDQPMLPQYLIAAATVVVIDIVVMWFFFAGTARSFQRFTRDARGQRVLNRIFGVLFVAVGVLLGVIH
- the msrA gene encoding peptide-methionine (S)-S-oxide reductase MsrA; the protein is MNTEQAILAGGCFWGAQQLLRRRPGILATRVGYSGGDTPNATYRNHGDHAEAVEIEFDPAVISYREVLEFFFQIHDPSTLNRQGNDVGRSYRSAIYYTSPEQKRVAEQTIADVDASGIWPGPVVTEVEPAGDFWEAEEDHQDYLEKAPNGYTCHFVRPDWHLPARADASAN
- a CDS encoding cupin domain-containing protein: MSGNKNSLQVKSFDSPDEHRAPEKTSLGVNHLGEHTIGRLQMEPGWVWSECIKPVVLTDSCQLNHVGYCVSGTLEIELDDGQSATITAGDSYTIPPGHDARVVGEEAFVGIEFASAAQYGVPVSS
- a CDS encoding cation-translocating P-type ATPase, with product MGIRIDTRHWEQATVVARDEALHPMDNQAPLDPAPIDGAPIDPCMPDPSVVDVAEVVRLLGTDATLGLTPKDAAGRLAVDGPNELNVTATTPTWRKVLAQFQDPLIYLLLTATAVSLGAWAIEGTPGLPVDAIVIAAIVVLNAVLGFVQESKADNAVAALAGLTAASSTVLRGGELITVPSRSLVRGDLLALSEGDSVAADARLVSAKSLLVEEASLTGESGAVSKEARTLTEPAALGERRDMLFKGTAVSQGVGRAIVTGTGMHTEVGAIATMLESTVAHPTPLQSEISAIGRMLSRVVIAIAVVVMLTIVLVQGVSTPAGFVTVFLLGVSLAVAAVPEGLPAILSVILSIGVQRMARRNAVVKNLKSVETLGSASVICCDKTGTLTRNEMTIQRVLTASGRVDVTGVGYRPLGDVLHDGEPLTDPALLAEVQLVLGAGALANNARLTEHDGDWRIQGDPTEAAFLVAAGKLKGANVNMARFARVDEIPFTSDRKMMSTLHQERSDGSLRIFSKGAPDVLLRLCSKVQVGGVVVPLTDQLRRQALDDVQELTEQAYRTLGVAYSRGDETTGSLAEDDERDLIYAGVAGIIDPPRAAVKPAIAEAHRAGVRVVMITGDHPVTAARIASDLGLVEPGATALSGLELDRLDEDGMRAAVRTTSVFARVSPHHKLRIVDALQTNGDIVAMTGDGVNDAPALKSADIGVAMGITGTEVTREAAKMILLDDNFATIVAAVRAGRVILDNIKKFLRYLLSSNIGEVLTVFLGVIFAGALGLTGASSETVVLPLLVTQILWINLVTDSGPALAMGVDPEIDDVMARSPRGPGDRVIDGRMWVGILYTGLVMAVATLATIDLFLPGGLLPAGRDSLAVARTAGFTTLVFAQLFNTLNARSARSTAFHRLFANRWLWASLGLAVLLQLAVVELPLLQTAFGTASLDVWHWAICLGMASLVLWAEELRKVLVRALARR
- a CDS encoding cation:proton antiporter, producing MTFLTLALIALVALVGPLLALPRKWHLPVVLGELLAGIMIGQTGLGLVDASDPIFTFLADIGFALIMFVVGSHVPVLDPKIRSALGTGALRAGVTAVLAVGVGTFIAVVFATGHAPLYVVLLASSSAALVLPIIDSLRLGGPQVLAMTTQVAVADIACIVALPLAVDPPHAGRAALGALAVGLCAVILFFALRWLERGGSRRRLHNVSERRKFALELRIQLAILFALAGLAVYSHVSIMLAGFSFGLVVAAIGEPRRLAHQLFALTDGFFGPLFFVWLGASLSFGDLVTRPPMLLLGLSLGLGALLVHVVLRVIGLPASLGVLSAAQLGVPVAAATIGTQLDLLLPGEAAALILGALITIAASAVAGSRAAERFTRPAKSRSKRPSPA